Proteins found in one Serinicoccus marinus DSM 15273 genomic segment:
- a CDS encoding enoyl-CoA hydratase/isomerase family protein, with amino-acid sequence MSTETFPVRVEHDPATGVATLTLGRPEAMNSLDVATKEVLLAALQQVAADPEVRCVVLTGSGRAFCVGQDLKEHVGLLGQDAEALWRTVSEHYNPVVELLATMDKPVVAAVNGVAAGAGAAFAFACDLRYVAASAGFNLAFTGIALSCDSGTSWSLPRLVGTARAKELLLFPRTVPAQEALELGLATEVVPDAELGDRVAQVAQELAAGPTLAYGAVRRAVAFSAGHGLAESLAVEDQLMTRTGTSEDHRTAVDAFLAKEKPVYRGR; translated from the coding sequence ATGAGCACCGAGACCTTCCCCGTCCGCGTCGAGCACGACCCCGCGACGGGCGTCGCCACCCTCACCCTGGGCCGCCCGGAGGCGATGAACTCGCTCGACGTCGCCACCAAGGAGGTGCTCCTCGCGGCGCTGCAGCAGGTGGCGGCCGACCCCGAGGTGCGGTGCGTGGTGCTGACGGGGTCCGGTCGGGCCTTCTGCGTCGGCCAGGACCTCAAGGAGCACGTCGGACTGCTGGGCCAGGACGCCGAGGCGCTGTGGCGCACGGTCTCCGAGCACTACAACCCGGTCGTCGAGCTGCTCGCGACGATGGACAAGCCGGTGGTGGCGGCGGTCAACGGCGTCGCCGCCGGGGCGGGGGCAGCCTTCGCCTTCGCCTGCGACCTGCGCTACGTCGCCGCGTCGGCGGGCTTCAACCTCGCCTTCACCGGGATCGCCCTGTCCTGCGACTCCGGGACGTCCTGGTCGCTCCCCCGCCTCGTCGGCACCGCCCGGGCCAAGGAGCTGCTCCTCTTCCCGCGCACCGTGCCCGCGCAGGAGGCGCTGGAGCTCGGGCTGGCCACGGAGGTGGTCCCCGACGCCGAGCTCGGTGACCGGGTCGCCCAGGTGGCCCAGGAGCTGGCCGCGGGCCCGACGCTCGCCTACGGCGCGGTGCGCCGGGCGGTCGCCTTCTCCGCCGGCCACGGCCTGGCCGAGTCGCTGGCGGTCGAGGACCAGCTCATGACCCGGACCGGCACCAGCGAGGACCACCGCACCGCTGTCGACGCCTTCCTCGCCAAGGAGAAGCCCGTCTACCGCGGCCGGTGA
- a CDS encoding DNA-3-methyladenine glycosylase I — protein MQRTDDSDLFVGQDGVARCGWPGINHADYRDYHDREWGKPVHGESALLERLCLEGFQSGLSWVVILRKRPGFREAFADFDADVVARFTEADVQRLLQHEGIVRNRRKIEATIANARATIELREHGGLEELLWTHAPEPTPRPRSFADVPTQTSESELLAKRLRKAGFEQVGPTTLYAAMQACGLVDDHLVGCFRAGSSRSGSRLTEMRRTS, from the coding sequence ATGCAGCGCACCGATGACAGTGATCTCTTCGTGGGGCAGGACGGCGTCGCCCGGTGCGGGTGGCCCGGCATCAACCACGCCGACTACCGGGACTACCACGACCGTGAGTGGGGCAAGCCGGTCCACGGCGAGAGCGCCCTGCTCGAACGCCTGTGCCTCGAGGGTTTCCAGAGCGGACTCTCGTGGGTGGTGATCCTGCGCAAGCGCCCCGGCTTCCGTGAGGCCTTCGCGGACTTCGACGCGGACGTCGTGGCCCGCTTCACCGAGGCCGACGTGCAGCGGCTGCTGCAGCACGAGGGGATCGTGCGCAACCGCCGCAAGATCGAGGCGACCATCGCCAACGCCCGGGCCACGATCGAGCTACGTGAGCACGGCGGCCTCGAGGAGCTGCTCTGGACCCATGCGCCCGAGCCCACACCCCGCCCCCGCAGCTTCGCCGACGTGCCGACGCAGACCTCCGAGTCCGAGCTGCTCGCCAAGCGGCTGCGCAAGGCGGGCTTCGAGCAGGTCGGTCCGACCACCCTCTACGCCGCCATGCAGGCCTGCGGGCTGGTCGACGACCATCTGGTCGGCTGCTTCCGGGCCGGCTCCTCCCGGTCCGGGTCGCGGCTGACGGAGATGCGCCGCACGTCATGA
- a CDS encoding DivIVA domain-containing protein produces the protein MIGAVIIVGVVAGVVALGAVLAWAVARRDLPGTPEAVGTQSAQGLPAGPVGPGEVRSLRFDQALRGYRMEQVDGTLERLALELTERDAEIARLRGEEGPPTIDDDRGSDAAHR, from the coding sequence ATGATCGGTGCCGTGATCATCGTCGGGGTCGTCGCTGGGGTGGTCGCCCTCGGCGCGGTGCTGGCGTGGGCGGTCGCCCGTCGTGACCTGCCCGGGACGCCGGAGGCGGTGGGCACGCAGTCGGCACAGGGGCTCCCGGCCGGTCCGGTGGGGCCGGGCGAGGTCCGGTCGCTGCGCTTCGACCAGGCCCTGCGCGGCTACCGCATGGAGCAGGTCGACGGGACGCTGGAGCGGCTGGCTCTCGAGCTGACCGAGCGGGACGCGGAGATCGCGCGGCTGCGCGGCGAGGAGGGGCCACCAACCATCGACGACGACAGGGGGAGCGATGCAGCGCACCGATGA
- a CDS encoding TIGR00730 family Rossman fold protein, with the protein MTPRSDYHQGPVTLRGTQVPRTTTDQRLLDDAGPTDWVHSDPWRVMRIQAEFVEGFGALAEIGPAVAVFGSARTPADHPYYALGVQVGQALAQAGYAVITGGGPGAMEAANKGASGAGGTSVGLGIELPFETGLNEYVDLGIDFRYFFVRKTMFVKYSEGFVVLPGGVGTLDELFEAVTLIQTGKVTNFPIVLVGRSYWAPLLDWLEQTLLAEGMISPGDLDLMRVTDDVEEVVRWVTRHRQGREAPGERDV; encoded by the coding sequence GTGACACCACGCAGCGACTACCACCAGGGGCCGGTGACGCTGCGGGGGACGCAGGTGCCGCGTACCACCACCGACCAGCGGCTGCTCGACGACGCCGGGCCCACCGACTGGGTCCACTCCGACCCGTGGCGCGTCATGCGGATCCAGGCCGAGTTCGTGGAGGGTTTCGGGGCGCTGGCCGAGATCGGCCCGGCGGTCGCGGTCTTCGGCTCGGCCCGGACCCCGGCCGACCACCCCTACTACGCGCTCGGGGTCCAGGTGGGGCAGGCGTTGGCCCAGGCCGGGTATGCCGTCATCACCGGGGGCGGTCCCGGCGCGATGGAGGCGGCCAACAAGGGTGCGTCGGGAGCCGGCGGCACCTCGGTGGGGCTCGGCATCGAGCTGCCCTTCGAGACCGGGCTCAACGAGTACGTCGACCTCGGGATCGACTTCCGCTACTTCTTCGTGCGCAAGACGATGTTCGTGAAGTACTCCGAGGGCTTCGTCGTGCTGCCCGGTGGGGTGGGCACGTTGGACGAGCTCTTCGAGGCGGTCACCCTCATCCAGACCGGCAAGGTGACCAACTTCCCGATCGTGCTCGTCGGCCGGTCCTACTGGGCGCCCCTGCTGGACTGGCTCGAGCAGACCCTGCTGGCTGAGGGCATGATCTCGCCGGGCGACCTCGACCTGATGCGCGTGACCGACGACGTGGAGGAGGTCGTGCGGTGGGTCACCCGCCATCGGCAGGGCCGCGAGGCGCCCGGGGAGCGGGACGTCTGA
- a CDS encoding citrate synthase, with product MTDTTSSTNAASLRHGEHELSLPVVPAAEGNNGLDISALLKTTGDVTLDVGFVNTASCQSEITYIDGGEGILRYRGYTIDQLAEQSTFLETSYLLIYGHLPSASELEDFDGRLRRHTLLVEDMKNFFDGFPRDAHPMSVLSSGVSAMGTFYQDSLDPHDPEAVEISTIRLMAKLPTIAAYAFRKSRGQSILYPDNDYNLVENFLWMTFGQPTEKYELDPVVARALDQLFILHADHEQNCSTSTVRLVGSSEANLFNSISAGIHALSGPLHGGANSAVLAMLEQIKADGGDVGEFVRKVKDKEDGVKLMGFGHRVYKNYDPRAAIVKDTAHEMLAKAGDNPLLELAAELEQKALEDDYFVERKLYPNVDFYTGLIYESMGFPTDMFTVLFAIGRLPGWIAQYREMIADPATKIGRPRQVYVGEGERSYVPVDQRG from the coding sequence ATGACCGACACCACCAGCAGCACGAACGCGGCCAGCCTCAGGCACGGCGAGCACGAGTTGTCCCTGCCCGTCGTGCCCGCGGCCGAGGGCAACAACGGCCTGGACATCAGCGCCCTGCTGAAGACCACCGGCGACGTGACCCTGGACGTCGGCTTCGTCAACACCGCCTCCTGCCAGTCCGAGATCACCTACATCGACGGTGGCGAGGGCATCCTGCGCTACCGCGGCTACACGATCGACCAGCTCGCCGAGCAGTCGACCTTCCTGGAGACGAGCTACCTGCTCATCTACGGCCACCTGCCGAGCGCCTCCGAGCTGGAGGACTTCGACGGGCGGCTGCGCCGGCACACCCTGCTGGTCGAGGACATGAAGAACTTCTTCGACGGCTTCCCCCGCGACGCTCACCCGATGTCGGTGCTCTCCTCCGGCGTGTCCGCGATGGGCACCTTCTACCAGGACAGCCTGGACCCGCACGACCCGGAGGCCGTCGAGATCTCCACGATCCGGCTCATGGCCAAGCTGCCGACGATCGCGGCCTACGCCTTCCGCAAGAGCCGGGGGCAGTCGATCCTCTACCCGGACAACGACTACAACCTCGTCGAGAACTTCCTGTGGATGACCTTCGGGCAGCCCACCGAGAAGTACGAGCTCGACCCGGTCGTGGCCCGTGCCCTGGACCAGCTCTTCATCCTGCACGCCGACCACGAGCAGAACTGCTCGACCTCCACGGTCCGGCTCGTCGGGTCCTCCGAGGCCAACCTCTTCAACTCCATCTCGGCCGGCATCCACGCCCTCTCCGGTCCGCTGCACGGCGGGGCCAACAGCGCGGTCCTCGCGATGCTGGAGCAGATCAAGGCCGACGGCGGCGACGTCGGCGAGTTCGTGCGCAAGGTCAAGGACAAGGAGGACGGGGTCAAGCTCATGGGCTTCGGCCACCGGGTCTACAAGAACTACGACCCGCGCGCCGCGATCGTCAAGGACACCGCGCACGAGATGCTCGCCAAGGCCGGCGACAACCCGTTGCTGGAGCTGGCCGCCGAGCTGGAGCAGAAGGCGCTGGAGGACGACTACTTCGTGGAGCGCAAGCTCTACCCCAACGTCGACTTCTACACCGGTCTGATCTACGAGTCGATGGGCTTCCCCACCGACATGTTCACCGTGCTCTTCGCGATCGGCCGGCTGCCCGGCTGGATCGCGCAGTACCGCGAGATGATCGCCGACCCCGCCACCAAGATCGGCCGACCCCGTCAGGTCTACGTCGGCGAGGGCGAGCGCTCCTACGTCCCCGTCGACCAGCGCGGCTGA
- the fdxA gene encoding ferredoxin has translation MTYVIAQPCVDLKDKACIEECPVDCIYEGERSLYIHPDECVDCGACEPVCPVEAIYYEDDVPEEWADYYKANVEFFDDLGSPGGAAKMGVIAKDHPVVAQLPPQSHDE, from the coding sequence ATGACGTACGTGATCGCCCAGCCCTGCGTGGACCTGAAGGACAAGGCCTGCATCGAGGAGTGCCCGGTCGACTGCATCTACGAGGGTGAGCGCTCGCTCTACATCCACCCCGACGAGTGCGTCGACTGCGGTGCCTGCGAGCCGGTCTGCCCGGTGGAGGCGATCTACTACGAGGACGACGTCCCCGAGGAGTGGGCCGACTACTACAAGGCCAACGTCGAGTTCTTCGACGACCTGGGCAGCCCCGGCGGAGCGGCCAAGATGGGCGTCATCGCCAAGGACCACCCGGTCGTGGCACAGCTGCCGCCGCAGAGCCACGACGAGTGA
- a CDS encoding VanW family protein has product MADATDRPGLREESEGRGWWAVVGRLAAALLVLAVIYVGAAFYFKDRPASGVSVAGVDIGSLTEAEARAELERELGDRATEPLLLEVEADGAEGEPGQPVELDLVPQEAGLTLDLDRTLRGVTGLSFNPVRIWDHVAGADRDLPLYGAVDREVLEAELGRFAEDYDSTPVEGEISLSADGVQVTDARDGRTLDVEGTADEVGQAWERQVWDDESGDEREVAAVATGQRPELTAQEIDRFTEEDLDPALDAPVVVRASRGEGDDEETARAELARRDLLQLLRVQQDGGDLTLGIDEEATLARIRQDLGRLERGPRDATVRLAGSDVEVVGSRVGYALAEDGLVDVVREALPAQGDARTINADVETIEPEIPTSVSEDWSFSEMASFSSTFPTGASNEARTANLRAGVANVNGTVVMPGEQFSLGAALGDITAANGYVEAPVIVDGRLVMGMGGGLSQISTVVFNASWFAGVQLDAHTPHSFYISRYPAGREATLAIPSIDNVWTNDTDTPVVVQTWISGDDIVMVLLGDRQYTVETVDGARRDVTTGERRVDDRADCVPQAPADGFTIRNTRILRSGGEEVGRDDFTTTYDAADEIVCTNPQAGS; this is encoded by the coding sequence ATGGCTGACGCCACCGACCGACCCGGTCTGCGGGAGGAGAGCGAAGGCCGCGGCTGGTGGGCCGTCGTAGGCCGCCTGGCGGCGGCGCTGCTGGTGCTCGCGGTGATCTACGTCGGCGCGGCGTTCTACTTCAAGGACCGACCGGCATCGGGGGTCAGCGTGGCCGGGGTGGACATCGGCTCTCTCACCGAGGCGGAGGCTCGGGCGGAGCTCGAGCGGGAGCTGGGGGACCGCGCCACCGAGCCGCTGCTGCTGGAGGTGGAGGCCGACGGTGCCGAGGGTGAGCCGGGGCAGCCCGTGGAGCTCGACCTGGTGCCGCAGGAGGCGGGTCTGACGCTGGACCTGGACCGGACCCTGCGCGGGGTCACGGGCCTGTCCTTCAACCCGGTCCGCATCTGGGACCACGTGGCCGGTGCCGACCGGGACCTGCCGCTCTACGGCGCCGTGGACCGCGAGGTCCTCGAGGCCGAGCTGGGCCGGTTCGCGGAGGACTACGACAGCACTCCCGTCGAGGGCGAGATCAGCCTGTCCGCCGACGGCGTGCAGGTCACGGACGCCCGCGACGGCCGCACCTTGGACGTCGAGGGCACGGCGGACGAGGTGGGGCAGGCCTGGGAGCGGCAGGTCTGGGACGACGAGAGCGGGGACGAGCGCGAGGTCGCCGCGGTCGCCACCGGTCAGCGCCCCGAGCTCACGGCGCAGGAGATCGACCGGTTCACCGAGGAGGACCTCGACCCGGCCCTGGACGCCCCGGTCGTGGTGCGCGCCAGCAGGGGAGAGGGTGACGACGAGGAGACGGCACGGGCCGAGCTGGCCCGGCGCGACCTGCTGCAGCTGCTGCGGGTCCAGCAGGACGGAGGGGACCTCACCCTCGGTATCGACGAGGAGGCCACGCTCGCCCGCATCCGCCAGGACCTGGGACGCCTGGAGCGTGGACCGCGGGACGCCACGGTGCGGCTCGCGGGCTCCGACGTGGAGGTCGTCGGCTCCCGGGTCGGCTACGCCCTCGCCGAGGACGGGCTCGTCGATGTCGTGCGCGAGGCGCTCCCGGCCCAGGGTGATGCCCGCACGATCAACGCGGACGTCGAGACGATCGAGCCCGAGATCCCCACCTCGGTGTCGGAGGACTGGAGCTTCAGCGAGATGGCCTCCTTCTCCTCGACCTTCCCGACCGGGGCGAGCAACGAGGCCCGCACCGCCAACCTGCGCGCGGGGGTCGCCAACGTCAACGGCACCGTCGTGATGCCGGGCGAGCAGTTCAGCCTGGGTGCCGCTCTCGGCGACATCACGGCGGCCAACGGGTATGTCGAGGCCCCCGTCATCGTCGACGGGCGGCTCGTCATGGGCATGGGCGGGGGGCTCTCCCAGATCTCCACCGTCGTCTTCAACGCGAGCTGGTTCGCCGGGGTGCAGCTGGACGCCCATACGCCGCACTCGTTCTACATCTCCCGCTACCCGGCGGGTCGGGAGGCGACCCTGGCCATCCCGTCCATCGACAACGTCTGGACCAACGACACCGACACCCCCGTCGTGGTGCAGACCTGGATCAGCGGCGACGACATCGTCATGGTGCTGCTGGGTGACCGGCAGTACACCGTGGAGACCGTCGACGGCGCTCGCCGGGACGTCACGACGGGCGAGCGGCGCGTGGACGACCGCGCGGACTGCGTGCCGCAGGCCCCGGCCGACGGCTTCACCATCCGCAACACCAGGATTCTGCGCAGCGGGGGCGAGGAGGTCGGCCGGGACGACTTCACCACGACCTACGACGCCGCCGACGAGATCGTGTGCACCAACCCGCAGGCCGGGTCCTGA
- a CDS encoding flavin reductase family protein, whose protein sequence is MSLDPVLLLVSLHPEARVLEAVEDGSPLGVSVLSSRQRWVAQWLGEVGRPLHDQLGRVPHHHGAATGTALVDDALATFECRTVDVREAGDHHLVLGEVLGLEARPTDTGALVHYRGRLGELR, encoded by the coding sequence GTGTCGCTGGACCCGGTGCTCCTCCTGGTGAGCCTGCACCCCGAGGCGCGGGTGCTCGAGGCGGTCGAGGACGGCTCGCCGCTCGGGGTCAGCGTCCTCTCCTCGCGCCAACGGTGGGTGGCACAGTGGCTGGGGGAGGTCGGGCGTCCGCTGCACGACCAGCTCGGTCGGGTGCCTCACCACCACGGGGCGGCAACCGGCACGGCGCTCGTGGACGACGCGCTGGCGACCTTCGAGTGCCGGACCGTCGACGTGCGGGAGGCGGGGGACCACCACCTGGTGCTGGGCGAGGTGCTCGGGCTCGAGGCGCGCCCCACCGACACCGGGGCGCTGGTGCACTACCGTGGACGGCTGGGAGAGCTGCGGTAG
- the mshB gene encoding N-acetyl-1-D-myo-inositol-2-amino-2-deoxy-alpha-D-glucopyranoside deacetylase translates to MDGRPDLRAGMPTDRPLRLVAVHAHPDDETLTTGLTLAHHVEAGDDVHVITCTLGEEGEVITPALAHLEGAEGLGEHRRGELDRAMRALGVRHQFLGGERPRWRDSGMAGSAAAEHPRAFAGADVEVAARTLAAQLGPLRPDVVLTYDPWGGYGHPDHVQAHRVTVRAVELLGASEPAPRLFVVLTPASWAAQDRRWLAEHVPEGVRSPAGGVATVPGPDEPYPPSVVEDAAVTHAVVDAGALSRQREALREHPTQVTLHEGWYTLSNDVAARLPGREAYARWPQARDRLAEVQGVPS, encoded by the coding sequence GTGGACGGGCGCCCGGACCTGCGTGCGGGGATGCCGACGGACCGGCCGCTGCGCCTGGTCGCCGTGCACGCCCACCCGGACGACGAGACCCTGACCACCGGGCTCACGCTGGCGCACCACGTGGAGGCCGGCGACGACGTCCACGTCATCACCTGCACCCTCGGGGAGGAGGGTGAGGTCATCACCCCTGCGCTCGCCCACCTGGAGGGCGCCGAAGGTCTGGGCGAGCACCGCCGGGGTGAGCTCGACCGCGCCATGCGGGCCCTCGGCGTGCGGCACCAGTTCCTCGGCGGCGAGCGGCCGCGGTGGCGCGACAGCGGCATGGCGGGCTCGGCCGCCGCGGAGCACCCGCGGGCCTTCGCCGGTGCCGACGTGGAGGTCGCGGCCCGGACCCTCGCGGCGCAGCTCGGCCCGCTGCGGCCGGACGTGGTGCTCACCTACGACCCCTGGGGCGGCTACGGTCACCCGGACCACGTCCAGGCCCACCGTGTCACCGTACGTGCGGTCGAGCTGCTGGGCGCGTCCGAGCCGGCGCCCCGGCTGTTCGTCGTCCTCACGCCCGCGAGCTGGGCGGCCCAGGACCGCCGGTGGCTGGCCGAGCACGTCCCCGAGGGGGTACGCAGCCCGGCCGGGGGCGTCGCCACGGTCCCCGGGCCGGACGAGCCCTACCCACCCTCCGTCGTCGAGGACGCGGCGGTCACGCACGCCGTCGTGGACGCCGGTGCGCTGAGCCGCCAGCGGGAGGCCCTGCGGGAGCACCCGACCCAGGTGACGCTGCACGAGGGGTGGTACACCCTGTCCAACGACGTCGCGGCCCGGCTCCCCGGGCGCGAGGCCTACGCCCGCTGGCCGCAGGCCCGCGACCGGCTCGCCGAGGTGCAGGGGGTGCCGTCGTGA
- the typA gene encoding translational GTPase TypA: MPHGDPSSGLPSALRADIRNVAIVAHVDHGKTTLVDAMLTQGGAFADHRGDASDVERVMDSGDLEREKGITILAKNTAIRYAGASAPEGGMTINIIDTPGHADFGGEVERGLSMVDGVVLLVDASEGPLPQTRFVLRKALAAHLPVVLCINKVDRPDSRISDVVDEVYALFMDLLDEHDPAQVEAALDFPVVYASAKAGRASLEAPVDGELPDSPDLEPLFATILETVPAPTYTPGAPLQAHVTNLDSSPFLGRLALCRVHEGEIRKGQQVAWCRRDGSVTPVKITELLLTEALERKPAEQAGPGDIIAIAGIPDITIGETLADPTDPVPLPLITVDEPAISMTIGTNTSPLAGRVKGGKVTARLVKDRLDKELVGNVSLRVLPTERPDAWEVQGRGELALAILVEQMRREGYELTVGKPQVVTREVDGKLQEPVERLTIDTPEEHLGTITQLMAARKGRMEQMTNHGTGWIRMEYVVPSRGLIGFRTEFLTETRGTGIAHHVFDGYAPWFGDIRTRQSGSLVSDRSGVATSYAMFNLQERGTMFLEPTTEVYEGMIVGENSRADDMDVNITKERKLTNVRSAGADVLERLVPPRVLSLEQSLEFCREDECVEVTPEAVRVRKVILDANQRAKAARSRG; this comes from the coding sequence ATGCCCCACGGTGACCCCTCCTCCGGCCTGCCCTCCGCGCTGCGCGCAGACATCCGCAACGTCGCCATCGTGGCGCACGTCGACCACGGCAAGACGACGCTGGTCGACGCCATGCTGACCCAGGGCGGGGCCTTCGCCGACCACCGGGGGGACGCCTCCGACGTGGAGCGGGTCATGGACTCCGGCGACCTCGAGCGCGAGAAGGGCATCACGATCCTGGCCAAGAACACGGCCATCCGCTACGCCGGCGCCTCGGCCCCCGAGGGCGGGATGACGATCAACATCATCGACACCCCCGGGCACGCCGACTTCGGCGGCGAGGTCGAGCGCGGGCTGTCGATGGTCGACGGCGTCGTGCTGCTGGTGGACGCCTCGGAGGGCCCCCTGCCCCAGACCCGCTTCGTGCTGCGCAAGGCGCTCGCCGCGCACCTGCCCGTGGTGCTGTGCATCAACAAGGTGGACCGCCCGGACAGTCGGATCAGCGACGTCGTGGACGAGGTCTACGCCCTCTTCATGGACCTGCTCGACGAGCACGACCCGGCCCAGGTCGAGGCCGCCCTGGACTTCCCGGTCGTCTACGCCTCGGCCAAGGCCGGGCGGGCGAGCCTCGAGGCGCCCGTCGACGGCGAGCTGCCCGACAGCCCCGACCTCGAGCCGCTCTTCGCGACCATCCTGGAGACGGTCCCGGCACCGACCTACACGCCGGGCGCGCCGCTGCAGGCGCACGTGACCAACCTCGACTCCAGCCCTTTCCTCGGCCGGCTGGCGCTGTGCCGCGTCCACGAGGGCGAGATCCGCAAGGGTCAGCAGGTCGCCTGGTGCCGCCGCGACGGCTCGGTGACGCCGGTGAAGATCACCGAGCTGCTGCTCACCGAGGCGCTGGAGCGCAAGCCGGCGGAGCAGGCGGGGCCGGGTGACATCATCGCGATCGCCGGCATACCGGACATCACCATCGGCGAGACCCTCGCCGACCCGACCGACCCGGTGCCGCTGCCGCTCATCACGGTCGACGAGCCGGCCATCTCGATGACGATCGGCACCAACACCAGCCCGCTCGCGGGCCGGGTCAAGGGCGGCAAGGTCACCGCGCGCCTCGTCAAGGACCGGCTCGACAAGGAGCTCGTCGGCAATGTCTCGCTGCGGGTGCTGCCCACCGAGCGCCCCGACGCGTGGGAGGTCCAGGGCCGCGGGGAGCTGGCGCTGGCGATCCTCGTCGAGCAGATGCGCCGCGAGGGCTACGAGCTCACCGTCGGCAAGCCGCAGGTCGTGACCCGCGAGGTCGACGGGAAGCTGCAGGAGCCGGTGGAGCGGCTGACGATCGACACCCCGGAGGAGCACCTGGGGACGATCACCCAGCTCATGGCGGCCCGCAAGGGTCGGATGGAGCAGATGACCAACCACGGGACCGGGTGGATCCGGATGGAGTACGTCGTACCCTCCCGCGGACTCATCGGCTTCCGCACCGAGTTCCTCACCGAGACGCGGGGGACGGGCATCGCCCACCACGTCTTCGACGGGTATGCCCCCTGGTTCGGCGACATCCGCACCCGCCAGTCCGGGTCCCTGGTCTCCGACCGGTCCGGTGTGGCGACGTCCTACGCGATGTTCAACCTGCAGGAGCGCGGGACGATGTTCCTGGAGCCGACCACCGAGGTCTACGAGGGCATGATCGTCGGGGAGAACTCGCGCGCCGACGACATGGACGTCAACATCACCAAGGAGCGCAAGCTGACCAACGTGCGGTCCGCCGGGGCCGACGTCCTGGAGCGGCTCGTCCCGCCGCGCGTGCTCTCGCTGGAGCAGTCGCTGGAGTTCTGCCGCGAGGACGAGTGCGTGGAGGTGACGCCGGAGGCCGTGCGGGTGCGCAAGGTCATCCTCGACGCCAACCAGCGGGCGAAGGCCGCCCGGTCCCGGGGCTGA
- a CDS encoding NUDIX domain-containing protein, which yields MPVIAAIALCDDLDRPTEVLAGRRSAPPRLAGGWEFPGGKVEAGEDPADAAVREAHEELGVRVRLGERVGGAWPLSDPWQMWLWWAVAEPGGAAPLPLEDHDELRWLRAHELWQVPWLEHDLPVVRHLEPLLHR from the coding sequence ATGCCCGTCATCGCCGCGATCGCCCTCTGCGACGACCTGGACCGGCCGACGGAGGTGCTCGCCGGTCGCCGCAGCGCCCCGCCGCGGCTGGCCGGCGGGTGGGAGTTCCCCGGCGGCAAGGTGGAGGCGGGCGAGGACCCGGCGGACGCCGCGGTGCGGGAGGCCCACGAGGAGCTGGGCGTGCGGGTGCGGCTCGGGGAGCGGGTCGGTGGGGCGTGGCCGCTGTCCGACCCCTGGCAGATGTGGCTCTGGTGGGCGGTCGCCGAGCCCGGCGGGGCAGCCCCGCTCCCGCTCGAGGACCACGACGAGCTGCGCTGGCTGCGCGCGCACGAGCTGTGGCAGGTCCCCTGGCTCGAGCACGACCTGCCGGTCGTCCGTCACCTCGAGCCGCTGCTGCACCGCTGA